Part of the Kitasatospora sp. NBC_01266 genome, ACCATCTTGATTCACTTGCCCGACAGCGGTTTTCCCAGCCGGTGCGGCAGGGCACTCCGGCCCAGGCGAGCCCACGCTCGGGCTTCCGCTACGCCACAGCCGAGCCCCGCGTCCCAGGTGACAGACCCACGATCCACTCGCTCCGGCCGCCTCGGCCTCGGCCAAGATCGCGGTGGGCAGCCGCTCCCAGGTCCGGTCCAACTCCCAGGTCCGGAAGCGGCTATACACCGTCTGCCGGTGATGCTCATCCCTCGCTGCTGCCGACAGCCGCAACAGGAGACCGCATTCTTGCTGTTCAGCGCCTCAACGCGCAGCCCAGGACCCCTTGGAATCAATCATCTAGACGCATCCACCCAGGTCGGACGCCGTGAAAACTCCTGGCAGTCTGCCCGTCCGGCCCGGAGAGTCCGATCGTATGGGAGCCGACATACATGGGTTCGTCGAGTGCCGGACCACCTACGGAACGCTCGGCGAAGACAAGGCGCGCTGGCATGCGGCGATAGACCTGGATCTGCTGTACGGCGGTCGAAGCTACGACGCCTTCGGCTGCCTGTTCGGCGTACGGAACCACGCGGGCTTCCGCCCGCTGGCCGGAGATCGAGGCATACCCGCCGACGTGTCGCCCCGGACCCGACAGGCGTACGAGGAATGGGACCCCGATGGGCACGGCCCGTCCTGGATCAGCTGGGCCGAGCTGGCCGCGGTGGACTGGGACGAACCCGCCGAGGCTGTGGACGAGCGCGTACACGAGTACACCCGCACGCCGGACCGGGGTTGGGTCCGGACGGGCAAGTCGTTCCGTGGCCGCCAAGGCAGGTCGGAAGGCGCTGAGTGGGTCGAGGACGGGGTGCTGCTCCGCGTCGTGCGAATGGTGCGCCGGGACGCCGTGCCGGAAGACGGCGAGTGGGCACCGGTGTGGAAGGCCATGAGCGCCCTCGCCGATGTCCATGGCGGAGAGAATGTCCGACTCGTCGTTTGGTTCGACAACTGACCGCATCTCTGGACCTTCTGGAAACTCTGACCAGGAGGGCGTGACCTGCGACTACTGTGCCGCTGTGACTCTCACCGATGCCGAGATAGGCAGCCTGCTCGCGCCCGCCGGGTTCCGCCTCCTCGAACAGGTCCAAGGAGAGGTCCAGTTGCCGCCTCTCTTCAGGTAAGGGCTCTTCACCGCTCGCTTCGTTCCGGAGTTCACTGCGGCCTCCCTGGACGGCCGGATGATGATGAACACCACCGTCTGGGGCAATGGCACCATCAGCGCCATCGTCATCCGCCCGTAGCTCGGCCGAGCGAAGGTCCGACCGTGAGCCACCCACTCAGTCAGCGAGCAGACTCATCGGGTTCCCGGCGGAGAGCTCGGCTGGTGGCTGTGCGCCCTCGCGCAGCCACCAGCCGAGTTGGGCGGGTAGGTCAGTAGCCGGCAGGCGAGCGCTCAAGGGCGCCGCCCCGGTCAGCCGTCGAGGTCGATCGCGTTCTTGGCCCGTTCGACCGACTCCTCGGCGGCCGGGCCGCCGGGGTTCTCCGTGGCCAGCGCCTGGTTGAGCTCGACGAACGGGCGCATCCGTGCCTCGTAGCCGGCCAGCGCCGCGCGGTGGTCGCCGGCGGCCCGGCCGAGCGCGTCGGCCAGCACGTAGGCGCCCACCAGGGCCAGGCTGGTCCCCTGGCCCGACAGCGGGGAGGCGCAGTAGCCCGCGTCGCCGAGCAGCACCGCGCGGCCCTGCGACCAGCGGTCCATCCGGACCTGGGCCATCACGTCGAAGTAGAAGTCGGGCGCCTCCCACAGGGCCTTCAGCAGCCGGGGGGTCTCCCAGCGCAGCGAGGCCATCCGGTCGGCGACGAACTGCTTCTGCGCTTCGGGGGCGAGCCGGCCGTCGGCGGGCGGCTCGCCCCCGAAGCCGAAGGTGATCCTCAACTCGGTGTTGTCGCGCACCGGGTAGATGCCGTAGCCGGCCTCGCCGTCCCTGAGCCACTGCTGCCAGTGCGCCAGGCCCAGGAAGTTGTCCGCGCTGAAGATCGCCGCGCAGGAGCCCAGGTGCTGGGTGAACCGCTCCGAGGGCCCGAAGACCAGGCGTCGCACGGCCGAGTGCAGGCCGTCGGCCCCCACCACCAGGTCGAAGGTGCGCGGGCCGCCGTGTGCGAAGGCGACCTGGACGCCGTGCTGGTCCTGGTCGATCGCGGTGATGCTGTCGCCGAAGACGAACTCGGCTTCGGCTGCGGCCCGTTCGTGCAGCAGCCGGACCAGGTCCTCGCGCAGCAGCTCGATGTCCTCGCTGTCGAGCCGGCCGCTGCTGAACGTCTCCTCGGTGGACCGGTGGATCTCGTTGCCGTCCGCGTCCAGCACCGACATGCCGCGCATCCGGGTGCGGTGGGCGCGTACCTGGTCCAGCAGGCCGATCCGCCGCACGACGTCGAGCGCCGCGCCGCGGATGTCGACCGCCTGGCCGCCGCCGCGCGGGCCCGGCGCGTGTTCGACCACCGTCGGGGCGAAGCCGTGGCGGCGCAGGCAGCAGGCGAGCGCGGAGCCCGCGACACCGGCACCGGAGATGAGCACAGTCTTCATCGAAAGCTCCTCAATACGCTGTACGTGCTGCTGAATGTACGGCGTATTTTCAGGCCCGCCAACTGCCAACTTTCCAGCACTGAGCTAGTACAGCTGGCGCGTTCCGGCGGTTCCCGCTGGTAGCGTCTGAGCTAGTACAGGTGCGGCGCGTGACATGACGCGCGGAAAAAATCCCAAGGAGCCGACCGCATGGCCTCCCGATCCGGTCCACCGTTCCGGCGCATCGCCGACGAGATCGCGCGACGCATCGCCGACGGCGAGCTCGCCCCGGGCGAACGCGTGCCCTCGACGCGGCAGATCTCCCGCGAGTGGGGAGTCGCGCTCGCCACCGCCACCAAGGCCCTCACCGCGCTGCGCCTGGAAGGGCTGGTCGAGGCCCGCCCCCGGGTCGGCACCGTGGTGGCCGCCGGGGCGGCGGCAGGGACGGCGGCAGCGGCGGCCGCCGGGGAGCGGGCGGCCGCCCGGCCGAGCCGCCGGACCGCCTCGGGGGCCGGCTCCGACCGTGAGCTGACCCGCGAGCGGATCGTCCGCGCGGCCGTCGACCTCGCCGACAGCGAGGGGCTGGCCGCGCTGTCCATGCGCAGCGTCGCCGCCCGGCTCGGTGTGGCCGCAATGTCGCCCTACCGGTACGTCAACAGCAAGGAGGACCTGCTGCTGCTGATGGCGGACGCGGCGTTCGGCGAGGAGCGCTACCCGGCCGAGCCGCCCGGGGGCTGGCGGGCCCGCCTGGAGCTCGGCGCGCGGACCCTGTGGCGGATCTACCGCAGGCATCCCTGGCTGGCGCAGATCGACTCACTCGGCCGCCCCTTGCTGGTGCCGAACCTGCTGGTGCACGCCGAGTGGGCGCTCGCCGCCCTGGACGGCCACGGCCTCGATCCGGTGACCATGTTCGACCTGCACGTCCTGCTCTACAGCCACACCCACGGCCTGGCGGTCCACCTGGAGCGGGAGGCCCAGGCCGAGGCCGCCACGGGGCTGACCGGGGACCAGTGGCTGGACCGCCGGGCGCCCGCCTTCCAGGAGATCACCCGGGCGACCGGGTACCCGGTGTTCGCCCGGGTCGTCGCGAGCTTGGGCCCCGCAGGCTACGACCTCGACCTGGACGCGCTCTTCGAATTCGGCC contains:
- a CDS encoding FAD-dependent monooxygenase, whose translation is MKTVLISGAGVAGSALACCLRRHGFAPTVVEHAPGPRGGGQAVDIRGAALDVVRRIGLLDQVRAHRTRMRGMSVLDADGNEIHRSTEETFSSGRLDSEDIELLREDLVRLLHERAAAEAEFVFGDSITAIDQDQHGVQVAFAHGGPRTFDLVVGADGLHSAVRRLVFGPSERFTQHLGSCAAIFSADNFLGLAHWQQWLRDGEAGYGIYPVRDNTELRITFGFGGEPPADGRLAPEAQKQFVADRMASLRWETPRLLKALWEAPDFYFDVMAQVRMDRWSQGRAVLLGDAGYCASPLSGQGTSLALVGAYVLADALGRAAGDHRAALAGYEARMRPFVELNQALATENPGGPAAEESVERAKNAIDLDG
- a CDS encoding TetR/AcrR family transcriptional regulator C-terminal domain-containing protein, producing MASRSGPPFRRIADEIARRIADGELAPGERVPSTRQISREWGVALATATKALTALRLEGLVEARPRVGTVVAAGAAAGTAAAAAAGERAAARPSRRTASGAGSDRELTRERIVRAAVDLADSEGLAALSMRSVAARLGVAAMSPYRYVNSKEDLLLLMADAAFGEERYPAEPPGGWRARLELGARTLWRIYRRHPWLAQIDSLGRPLLVPNLLVHAEWALAALDGHGLDPVTMFDLHVLLYSHTHGLAVHLEREAQAEAATGLTGDQWLDRRAPAFQEITRATGYPVFARVVASLGPAGYDLDLDALFEFGLTPLLDGIAVIVENPPPGRTTG